One part of the Rickettsia akari str. Hartford genome encodes these proteins:
- a CDS encoding LptA/OstA family protein has translation MSPQSSIYRIIKLVVFLNVSMSIYASDKDISSLHITSDTLIIDRTKQKAEYLGNVVVYFDNAILRTKELYIFYKTIDKKQTIDHIVVPTKLTVERKINNELLLADSVKYFFDDKQLILLGNVILQRDDNVLKTNKLIYYVDLVKK, from the coding sequence ATGTCTCCACAATCATCGATTTATCGGATTATTAAACTTGTAGTATTTCTTAATGTTAGTATGTCTATATATGCTAGTGATAAAGATATTTCAAGTCTACATATTACATCTGATACTTTAATTATTGATAGAACCAAACAAAAGGCAGAATATCTTGGAAATGTAGTTGTTTACTTCGATAATGCGATACTTAGAACGAAAGAATTATATATTTTTTATAAAACAATAGATAAAAAGCAAACTATTGATCATATAGTTGTTCCAACCAAATTGACTGTAGAAAGAAAAATAAATAATGAATTATTACTTGCAGATAGTGTTAAATATTTTTTTGATGACAAACAACTTATTCTACTTGGTAATGTGATATTACAACGCGACGATAATGTTTTAAAAACTAATAAACTAATCTATTATGTAGATCTTGTTAAGAAATAG
- the truB gene encoding tRNA pseudouridine(55) synthase TruB — MSNYWLNIYKPGGISSAKLVSMVKQILGKKVKVGHAGTLDVEAEGILPIAVGEATKLIQLLIDSRKTYIFTIKFGLQTDSGDYTGTVIATKNYIPSQEEAYTVCSKFIGKVTQIPPAFSALKVNGVRAYKFAREGKEVELKPRNITIYNLKCLNFDKKNAIAIYYTECSKGTYIRTLAEDLALSLQSLGFVIELRRTQVGIFKAENAIRIKSPDEITKSFLEEKSIKIEAILDDILVLDATDSQAQQIKYGQKCIFDYEDDISLLWVRYKGTLLAIGSLNKNCFNSLRVFNVL; from the coding sequence ATGAGTAATTATTGGTTAAATATTTATAAACCAGGAGGTATAAGTTCTGCTAAACTGGTTAGCATGGTAAAACAAATACTCGGTAAAAAAGTTAAGGTAGGACATGCCGGTACTTTAGATGTTGAAGCGGAAGGGATACTACCCATTGCCGTAGGTGAAGCTACAAAGCTGATACAGCTGCTAATTGATTCTAGAAAAACCTATATTTTTACAATAAAATTTGGACTACAAACCGATAGTGGCGATTATACCGGCACCGTAATAGCAACAAAAAATTATATCCCTTCTCAAGAAGAGGCTTATACCGTATGTTCTAAGTTTATCGGTAAAGTAACACAAATACCGCCGGCTTTTTCAGCTCTTAAAGTTAACGGTGTCAGAGCTTATAAATTTGCTAGAGAGGGGAAAGAAGTAGAATTAAAGCCACGAAATATAACGATTTATAATCTAAAATGTTTAAATTTTGATAAGAAAAATGCTATCGCTATATACTATACGGAATGCTCAAAAGGTACTTATATAAGGACTTTAGCAGAAGATTTGGCATTGTCCTTGCAAAGTTTAGGATTTGTGATAGAATTACGCCGTACTCAGGTTGGAATATTTAAAGCAGAAAATGCTATCCGAATTAAATCGCCTGACGAAATTACGAAAAGTTTCCTAGAGGAAAAAAGCATAAAGATAGAAGCAATACTGGACGACATCCTGGTTCTTGATGCAACTGACAGCCAAGCACAGCAAATTAAATATGGACAGAAATGCATATTTGATTATGAAGACGACATTAGTCTTTTATGGGTTCGCTATAAGGGTACTCTGCTTGCAATAGGTAGCTTAAACAAGAATTGCTTTAATTCTTTACGTGTGTTTAATGTATTATAA
- the lptC gene encoding LPS export ABC transporter periplasmic protein LptC, with protein sequence MPSFYKRRKKIWKSLYLLIIVGIFYIGYILIKSGYINEENDINVTKNRLKDTKNFDFQYNIILKDSIFEGVNKNLDAYKIKTERAIKESDNKYKLDVINAIYNVNQDQTFIINAKEGFLDEGSNILDLKNDVKLFFDEIIFNTNDARIDLVNKNITGNSSAKLFYKNSSITSDSFNIMDETNIIIFKGNVSTIIDLSDY encoded by the coding sequence ATGCCTTCTTTTTATAAACGGCGAAAAAAAATTTGGAAATCTCTATATCTTTTAATAATAGTTGGAATTTTTTATATAGGATATATATTAATTAAAAGCGGTTATATTAATGAAGAAAATGATATTAACGTTACAAAAAACAGGTTAAAAGATACTAAAAATTTTGATTTTCAATATAATATTATATTGAAAGATTCAATTTTTGAAGGAGTAAATAAAAATTTAGATGCGTATAAGATTAAAACTGAGCGAGCTATAAAAGAGTCGGATAACAAATATAAACTAGATGTGATAAATGCTATTTATAACGTAAATCAAGACCAAACTTTTATTATCAATGCGAAAGAAGGCTTTTTAGATGAAGGATCAAACATATTAGATTTAAAAAATGATGTAAAACTTTTTTTTGATGAGATCATATTTAACACTAACGATGCAAGGATTGATTTAGTAAATAAGAATATAACCGGCAACTCCTCTGCTAAATTATTCTACAAAAATTCTTCAATTACTTCGGATAGTTTTAATATAATGGATGAAACTAATATTATAATTTTTAAAGGCAATGTCTCCACAATCATCGATTTATCGGATTATTAA
- the rpsO gene encoding 30S ribosomal protein S15: MSITKERKQQLIKEYAITENDTGSSAVQCAILTERINNLTEHFKSNHKDHTSRRGLLVLVGRRRRLLNYIKKNSLSEYLDLISKLGIRKVK, from the coding sequence ATGTCGATTACTAAAGAACGTAAACAACAATTAATTAAAGAATATGCTATAACGGAAAATGATACCGGTTCAAGTGCGGTGCAATGTGCTATCTTAACTGAAAGAATCAATAATTTAACCGAGCATTTTAAATCTAATCATAAAGATCATACTTCAAGACGTGGATTATTAGTTTTAGTCGGACGCCGCCGTAGATTACTTAACTATATTAAAAAGAATAGTCTTAGCGAATATTTAGATTTAATAAGTAAGCTAGGCATTAGGAAGGTGAAGTAG
- the lptB gene encoding LPS export ABC transporter ATP-binding protein, protein MDSLQVKNISKSYKKRNILTDISLNIKQGEIVGLFGPNGAGKTTCFNIIIGLMKPDSGQLLLNGINITNLPIYLRARLGIGYLLQEPSIFRGLSVEDNIKAVVEISENDKEVIEQKTNNLLEKFSIVHLKDLSAASLSGGERRRLEIARSLAIGPKFIMLDEPLAGIDPLAISDIKNLITYLREFNIGILITDHNVRDTLDTVDRAYVIFEGKVLREGKPKEIANSKKVKEVYLGESFSF, encoded by the coding sequence ATGGATAGCTTACAGGTTAAAAATATATCAAAATCCTATAAAAAAAGGAATATATTAACTGATATATCTCTGAATATAAAACAAGGAGAGATAGTTGGTTTATTTGGTCCTAACGGAGCCGGTAAAACAACTTGTTTTAACATTATTATCGGTTTAATGAAACCGGACTCAGGGCAATTACTTTTAAATGGTATCAATATTACCAACTTGCCTATTTATTTACGAGCAAGGCTTGGCATCGGCTACCTTCTTCAAGAACCTTCGATATTTCGAGGATTATCGGTTGAGGATAATATTAAAGCTGTAGTTGAGATATCTGAAAATGATAAAGAAGTAATTGAACAAAAAACCAATAATTTACTAGAGAAATTTTCGATAGTGCATTTAAAAGATTTATCCGCTGCTAGCTTATCAGGCGGCGAAAGGCGTAGGCTTGAGATTGCACGTTCACTTGCAATAGGGCCTAAATTTATTATGCTTGATGAGCCTCTTGCCGGTATTGACCCACTTGCTATTTCCGATATCAAAAATCTAATTACTTATTTACGTGAATTTAATATAGGTATATTAATTACCGATCATAATGTACGTGATACTCTAGATACAGTTGACCGTGCTTATGTTATTTTTGAGGGCAAAGTATTGCGAGAAGGAAAACCTAAGGAAATAGCAAACAGCAAAAAAGTTAAGGAAGTGTATTTAGGTGAAAGCTTTAGTTTTTAG
- the tlc4 gene encoding NTP/NDP exchange transporter Tlc4 — translation MTINPSSIGDSSSKINIRFSKLTDYIWPIKCHEVSKFLFITLLMFCILFIQNLIRALKDSIVTTMIGAETISFLKFWGVMPSAFLITAVYVKLVNRIKAENIFYLIISIFLTFFALFAYVIFPNHEILHLSPVTVQNLMVSLPNLKWFILLLSKWSFSLFYIIAELWPNVVFALLFWQFVNNITTVEESKRFYPLFGLLSQTGIYLAGQFLENLSNINDYITNKFALQSSFHTLSIQIILTMVLILGIIAIKTFWLLNHKVLDKEHMALLKFKAKKKSMTIAESFQMILLSRHIRLIATLLICYGIAINLVEGPWKAAATKIYKTPTEYAAFIGGYLSYTGVFTILFVVLGSNIVRRLGWFTAAVITPLIVFITGILFFAVNNFEGFVGLIIANFILTDPTLVAITIGAIQNVLSKSSKYTLFDSTKEMAYVPLDPEIKSKGKAAADVIGIKLGKSGSAFLQSLVFMILPSASYQSISICLMIIFIITCLTWLWATTKLNKEYKNSIKFFQ, via the coding sequence ATGACAATTAACCCCAGTAGTATAGGAGATTCTTCTTCTAAAATCAATATCCGTTTTTCCAAACTTACCGATTATATATGGCCTATAAAATGCCACGAAGTTTCTAAATTTTTATTCATCACCTTATTAATGTTCTGTATTTTATTTATCCAAAATCTAATCAGAGCTTTAAAAGATAGTATTGTTACTACTATGATAGGTGCCGAGACTATCTCGTTTTTGAAGTTTTGGGGAGTGATGCCATCAGCTTTCTTAATAACCGCTGTATATGTAAAGCTTGTTAATAGGATAAAAGCAGAAAATATATTTTATCTTATTATATCAATTTTTTTAACATTTTTTGCTTTATTTGCATACGTTATTTTTCCAAATCATGAAATACTGCATTTAAGCCCTGTAACCGTTCAAAATTTAATGGTAAGCTTACCTAATTTAAAATGGTTTATATTGCTTTTATCAAAATGGAGTTTTTCGCTATTTTATATAATCGCCGAATTATGGCCAAATGTAGTTTTTGCATTACTTTTTTGGCAGTTTGTTAATAATATTACTACCGTGGAAGAATCTAAAAGATTTTATCCGTTATTCGGTTTACTTAGTCAAACAGGTATTTATTTAGCAGGGCAGTTTTTAGAAAATCTAAGTAATATTAATGATTACATAACTAATAAATTTGCATTGCAATCGTCTTTTCATACACTTTCTATACAAATTATACTAACTATGGTATTAATTTTAGGAATAATAGCTATTAAAACTTTTTGGTTGCTTAATCATAAAGTACTAGACAAAGAGCATATGGCGTTACTCAAATTTAAAGCAAAGAAAAAATCTATGACTATTGCCGAAAGTTTTCAGATGATTCTATTGTCAAGACATATTAGATTAATTGCAACTTTACTTATCTGCTATGGCATTGCCATTAATTTAGTAGAAGGTCCTTGGAAAGCAGCAGCTACTAAAATTTATAAAACCCCAACCGAATATGCAGCTTTTATAGGAGGTTATTTGAGCTACACTGGAGTATTTACTATTTTATTTGTCGTACTTGGTTCAAATATAGTTAGAAGACTTGGCTGGTTTACGGCGGCTGTCATCACACCTTTAATAGTTTTTATTACCGGTATATTATTTTTTGCTGTTAATAATTTTGAAGGATTTGTCGGCTTAATAATAGCAAATTTTATTCTAACTGATCCTACTTTAGTTGCTATAACAATAGGTGCTATTCAAAATGTACTTAGTAAATCAAGTAAATACACCTTATTTGATTCAACAAAAGAAATGGCTTATGTTCCTTTAGATCCGGAAATAAAAAGCAAAGGTAAAGCCGCTGCCGACGTGATAGGTATAAAACTCGGTAAATCCGGTAGTGCATTTTTACAATCATTGGTATTTATGATATTACCTTCCGCTAGTTATCAATCTATTTCCATCTGTTTAATGATTATATTTATAATTACTTGCTTAACTTGGCTTTGGGCAACTACAAAACTCAATAAAGAATATAAAAATTCCATTAAATTTTTTCAATAG
- the pnp gene encoding polyribonucleotide nucleotidyltransferase, translating into MFNEITKSVTWNGKVLELSTGKIARQADGAVTVKMGNSVLLCAAVVANKAKEGIGFFPLTINYREMAYAAGKIPGGFFKREGKASDREVLVSRLIDRPIRPLFHPAFVNETHVTCTVLSYDPETPVDILAIIGASAALSLSPAPYLEIVAASKVGLIDGEFVLNPTLELLKTSQLDLVVAGTADSVMMVESEANLLSEEQMLEAVKFGFESFQPIIKIIKELAKEAKKPKFQMQDLYPASLKKEIEKLFVKEIKQAFAIKSKQERSTNLDLIHEKVLTHFVSDIENKKYSNYQIESALKSIESDILRNEILEKNRRIDGRSTTDIRQIACEIGLLPSAHGSALFTRGETQSLVSTTFGTSLDEQLVDSLDGEYKERFMLDYIFPPYSVNEAMPMKAPSRREVGHGKLAWRAINPILPNKVQFPYAIRVVAETTESNGSSSMATVCSSSLALMYAGVPIKAPVAGIAMGLVKEGKKFAVLSDILGDEDYFGDMDFKVAGTSEGITALQMDIKISGVDFKIMKAALEQARLGRLHILDQMNKIISKPNSKLGKNVPSTTTIKIDKDKIRDVIGPGGKVIKEICETSDAKIDISDDGTVSVYASDRDKLKVALDKIKAIAVEPEIGEIFNGTVMKVLDSGAFINYLGTKDGFVHISEIAEERIETVGSVLKQGDIVKVKLIGFDNKGKAKLTIKNADKDKSSNNPKQKNNVNNSKENSEPERRDSSKKRAWNEDNNSDTTEVITERKYFN; encoded by the coding sequence ATGTTTAACGAAATAACTAAGAGTGTTACATGGAACGGGAAAGTTCTTGAGCTTAGTACAGGTAAAATAGCACGTCAGGCTGATGGGGCAGTTACGGTGAAAATGGGTAATTCCGTTTTGTTATGTGCGGCTGTAGTAGCTAACAAAGCAAAAGAGGGTATAGGTTTTTTTCCTTTAACAATTAATTATAGAGAAATGGCATATGCTGCCGGTAAGATACCAGGGGGATTTTTTAAACGTGAGGGAAAAGCATCAGATAGAGAAGTTTTAGTATCTCGTTTAATAGATAGACCGATTAGACCGTTATTTCATCCGGCTTTTGTTAATGAAACTCATGTAACTTGTACTGTTCTGTCATATGATCCTGAGACTCCAGTAGATATACTTGCAATTATCGGTGCATCGGCTGCACTTAGTCTATCCCCTGCTCCTTATCTAGAAATAGTTGCTGCAAGTAAAGTAGGTTTAATCGACGGTGAATTTGTTTTAAACCCGACACTTGAATTATTAAAAACAAGTCAGCTGGATTTAGTAGTTGCAGGAACAGCAGACTCGGTAATGATGGTTGAATCGGAAGCTAATTTACTCTCTGAAGAACAAATGTTAGAAGCCGTAAAGTTTGGGTTTGAAAGCTTCCAGCCGATAATAAAGATCATTAAAGAACTAGCAAAAGAAGCTAAAAAACCAAAGTTTCAAATGCAAGATTTATATCCTGCCTCATTAAAGAAAGAAATTGAGAAGTTATTTGTAAAAGAAATTAAACAAGCTTTTGCGATTAAATCTAAACAGGAACGTAGTACTAATTTAGATTTAATACATGAAAAAGTGCTTACACATTTTGTAAGCGATATAGAAAATAAAAAATATAGTAATTATCAAATCGAATCGGCTTTAAAATCTATTGAATCAGATATATTGCGTAACGAAATTTTAGAAAAAAATAGACGTATCGATGGAAGAAGTACTACGGATATAAGACAAATTGCTTGTGAAATAGGTTTGCTACCTTCCGCACACGGTTCAGCTTTATTTACTAGAGGGGAAACGCAGAGCTTAGTTAGCACTACATTCGGTACTAGTTTAGATGAGCAGCTAGTTGACAGTTTAGATGGTGAGTATAAAGAGCGTTTTATGCTTGATTATATCTTCCCACCCTATTCGGTAAATGAAGCAATGCCGATGAAAGCACCTAGTCGTCGTGAAGTCGGACACGGTAAACTCGCATGGCGTGCTATTAATCCAATATTACCTAATAAAGTACAATTTCCTTATGCTATTAGAGTAGTTGCTGAAACTACGGAGTCTAACGGTTCTTCTTCAATGGCAACTGTTTGCAGTAGTTCTCTTGCTTTAATGTATGCAGGCGTACCGATAAAAGCACCGGTTGCGGGTATTGCTATGGGACTTGTTAAAGAAGGCAAAAAATTTGCCGTATTATCGGATATTCTCGGCGATGAAGATTATTTCGGTGATATGGACTTTAAGGTTGCAGGAACTAGCGAAGGGATTACTGCATTACAAATGGATATCAAAATATCCGGAGTAGATTTTAAAATAATGAAAGCAGCTTTAGAGCAAGCACGACTCGGTCGTTTGCATATACTGGATCAAATGAATAAAATTATCAGTAAACCAAATAGCAAACTAGGTAAGAATGTTCCTTCTACTACTACTATAAAAATAGATAAGGATAAAATTAGAGATGTTATAGGACCGGGCGGTAAAGTAATAAAGGAAATTTGTGAGACTAGCGATGCTAAAATAGATATAAGCGATGACGGTACGGTTTCTGTTTATGCTTCAGATAGAGATAAGCTAAAAGTCGCTTTAGATAAAATTAAAGCTATTGCCGTTGAGCCTGAAATCGGTGAAATATTTAACGGTACGGTAATGAAAGTCTTAGATTCCGGTGCTTTTATTAATTATTTAGGTACTAAAGATGGTTTTGTTCATATTAGTGAAATTGCAGAAGAAAGAATAGAAACGGTTGGCAGTGTTTTAAAACAAGGCGATATAGTAAAAGTTAAGCTAATAGGCTTTGACAATAAAGGCAAAGCAAAACTAACTATTAAAAATGCCGATAAGGATAAATCTTCAAATAATCCAAAGCAAAAAAATAATGTTAATAATTCTAAGGAAAACTCAGAACCTGAGCGACGTGATTCTAGTAAGAAACGAGCTTGGAATGAAGATAATAATTCTGACACTACTGAAGTAATTACAGAACGTAAGTATTTTAATTAA
- a CDS encoding Sca4 family spreading effector, whose amino-acid sequence MSQDHTGYENDEGYESDIDEKTQEQAAPAQPTLDTADDGFSFTPASSTQSTPAISTLSGTISTDDQISDPITKAVREIIIQQQKDEIAEQILKDLAALVDRDLAEQKRKEIEEEKEKDKKLSVFFGNPANREFIDNALEKPELKKKLESIEITGYKNILLTYSAANGYHGGFKPVQWENQISASDLRATVVKNDAGDELCTLNETTVKTKPFTVAKKDGTQVQINSYRAIDFPIKLDKADGSMHLSMVALKADGTKPSKDRAVYFTAHYEEGPNGKPQLKEISSPQPLKFAGDGPDAVAYIEHGGEIYTLAVTRGKYKEMMKEVELHQGHSVDLSQIIAEDLTKVQGRSQETLQPIITPNQELKSSIETPTTTQVPPITPASQPLHTETSQMPQSQQVNPNLFNAATALSCSMQDLLNYVNAGLTKEKDGNTQIDLINEAATAILNNEKEKQANFITLTKNMVNNNALTPDTKVARVNAVLETIKNNQDTPDIEKSKMLEATVAITLNSENLTPKQKQQMLEKAVDVDLSFKDDTSRAVAIDGITGAVIKSNLSTKDKGTMLIAVGDKVNASELSNAEKQQLLGSVLKKGVETKILSPEQQQLMQQNLDKITAEQTKNDNITEVQGILANPAFNTIAKTAAIQKVTTKVLDSPITAEIKGETLESITKIVAESPLNVQDKTDIVKGMGEAIASHRTMAPTKKIAAIESVETGVAKSITDLEDKKLMTKGLVDGIYEDKANPEITSEMMKAVSKGVDNSTAIPEDKQALKDAASEAALDRATQNFTEELKGQNLDEPKPRDDIYNKAQDIAYALKNVVTTVLDANPEKREVSEEEVMNKTSSILNDISKIAIEKVNNLRAMLSPDSNLKTLEEKKAEATKKVDELVKEFGTKSSTEEQQSFIQANLIDDKTLSKEVRLQTIDKLLQEQAQKRAEAIKNPNVKTEDLRVVSGQSALKPISNDEPDIEKTKMVVGRDRVNIKDNIKIMGALMNARDSIIQSEKLNKLIPIKKESAFPQR is encoded by the coding sequence ATGAGTCAAGATCATACTGGATATGAAAATGATGAAGGATATGAGTCCGATATAGATGAAAAAACACAAGAACAAGCTGCTCCTGCGCAACCTACGCTAGATACAGCTGATGATGGTTTTAGCTTTACTCCTGCATCTTCTACTCAATCTACTCCTGCCATTAGTACTTTATCTGGCACTATTTCCACTGACGATCAGATATCAGACCCAATAACCAAGGCTGTAAGAGAAATAATTATACAACAACAAAAAGATGAGATAGCAGAACAAATATTAAAAGACCTGGCAGCCCTTGTAGACCGTGATTTAGCTGAACAAAAAAGAAAAGAAATAGAAGAGGAAAAAGAAAAAGATAAAAAGTTAAGTGTGTTTTTCGGTAACCCAGCTAATAGAGAATTTATTGATAATGCTTTAGAAAAGCCTGAACTTAAAAAGAAATTAGAATCAATAGAAATAACAGGTTATAAAAATATTCTCTTAACATATAGTGCCGCTAATGGATATCATGGTGGATTTAAGCCGGTACAGTGGGAAAACCAAATAAGTGCAAGCGATCTTAGAGCCACGGTAGTTAAAAATGATGCAGGCGATGAACTCTGTACATTAAATGAAACAACTGTTAAAACTAAGCCTTTTACTGTAGCTAAAAAAGACGGTACTCAGGTTCAAATCAATTCATACAGAGCAATAGATTTTCCTATAAAACTTGATAAAGCCGATGGGTCAATGCATTTGTCGATGGTAGCATTAAAAGCTGATGGCACAAAGCCCTCTAAAGATAGAGCAGTATATTTCACTGCTCACTACGAAGAAGGACCAAACGGTAAACCTCAACTTAAAGAAATAAGCTCACCGCAACCTTTAAAATTTGCCGGAGACGGACCGGATGCGGTAGCTTATATTGAGCATGGCGGAGAAATTTATACACTTGCGGTAACACGCGGTAAATATAAAGAAATGATGAAAGAGGTAGAACTACACCAAGGGCATAGCGTTGACTTATCACAAATTATAGCTGAAGATTTAACAAAGGTACAGGGTCGATCTCAGGAAACACTTCAACCGATAATAACTCCGAATCAAGAATTAAAATCATCTATTGAAACGCCTACCACTACACAAGTACCTCCAATTACTCCTGCCAGCCAACCACTACACACTGAGACTTCACAAATGCCACAGTCGCAACAAGTGAATCCAAACCTCTTTAATGCAGCTACAGCTTTATCATGCAGCATGCAAGATTTATTAAATTATGTAAATGCAGGTTTAACAAAAGAAAAAGACGGTAATACACAAATTGATTTAATTAACGAAGCAGCTACTGCAATTCTTAATAATGAGAAAGAAAAGCAGGCTAATTTCATTACTTTAACTAAAAATATGGTCAATAATAACGCCCTCACGCCGGATACAAAAGTAGCTCGAGTAAATGCGGTATTAGAAACCATAAAAAATAATCAGGATACCCCAGACATAGAAAAATCAAAAATGCTTGAAGCTACAGTAGCTATCACATTAAATTCAGAGAATCTCACACCGAAGCAAAAACAGCAGATGTTAGAAAAGGCAGTAGATGTCGATTTAAGTTTTAAAGATGATACAAGTAGAGCTGTGGCAATTGACGGTATTACGGGTGCTGTAATAAAAAGTAACCTTTCTACTAAAGATAAAGGGACCATGCTGATAGCAGTAGGTGATAAGGTTAATGCCTCTGAATTAAGCAATGCGGAAAAACAACAATTATTAGGTTCTGTATTAAAGAAAGGTGTAGAAACCAAAATTCTCAGTCCAGAACAACAACAATTGATGCAGCAGAATTTAGATAAGATTACAGCGGAACAAACTAAAAATGATAACATAACAGAGGTGCAAGGTATTTTAGCTAACCCTGCGTTTAATACTATCGCTAAAACTGCAGCAATACAAAAGGTTACTACAAAGGTTTTAGATAGTCCGATTACAGCAGAAATAAAAGGTGAAACGCTTGAAAGTATTACTAAGATAGTTGCTGAGAGTCCTTTGAACGTTCAAGATAAAACAGACATTGTTAAAGGTATGGGAGAAGCTATAGCTAGTCATAGAACTATGGCACCTACAAAAAAAATTGCTGCTATAGAATCCGTAGAAACAGGGGTAGCAAAAAGTATAACAGATTTGGAAGATAAAAAGTTAATGACTAAAGGGTTAGTAGATGGTATTTATGAAGACAAAGCAAATCCTGAAATAACTTCTGAAATGATGAAAGCTGTTTCTAAAGGGGTTGATAATAGTACTGCTATACCGGAAGATAAACAAGCTCTTAAAGATGCAGCGAGTGAGGCAGCTTTAGATAGAGCAACTCAAAATTTCACTGAAGAGTTAAAAGGACAGAATTTAGACGAACCTAAGCCTCGCGATGATATATATAACAAAGCTCAAGATATAGCTTATGCATTAAAAAATGTTGTTACCACTGTTTTAGATGCTAATCCTGAAAAACGTGAAGTCTCAGAAGAAGAAGTTATGAACAAAACTTCCAGTATATTAAATGATATCTCTAAGATTGCAATTGAGAAAGTCAATAATTTGCGTGCTATGCTCTCTCCAGATAGTAATCTTAAAACTCTTGAAGAAAAAAAAGCTGAAGCAACAAAAAAAGTAGATGAGCTGGTAAAGGAATTTGGTACTAAATCTTCGACTGAAGAACAGCAAAGTTTCATTCAAGCTAATTTAATTGACGATAAAACTTTATCTAAAGAGGTACGTTTACAAACTATAGATAAGTTATTACAAGAACAAGCACAAAAACGAGCAGAAGCAATTAAAAACCCTAATGTTAAAACAGAAGATTTAAGGGTAGTATCAGGACAGTCCGCATTAAAACCTATAAGTAACGATGAGCCAGATATTGAAAAAACTAAAATGGTAGTAGGAAGAGATCGAGTTAATATTAAAGATAATATAAAAATTATGGGCGCATTAATGAATGCAAGAGATAGCATTATTCAGTCGGAAAAGCTAAATAAATTAATACCTATTAAAAAAGAGTCGGCCTTTCCGCAACGCTAA
- a CDS encoding SIS domain-containing protein → MNHTNNYQIIAKRVISSAASALEKLSKNIPEDFSRIIEFLLSFKGRIILTGIGKSGYIARKIAASFSSTGMPAFYLHPAEASHGDLGMVTRHDLVIMLSNSGETKELFNVVEYCKNFSIKIAAMTMDKNSTLAKRSDFLLIVPEHPEASLIGAPTISSLIMLSLGDALITVIHEQRGFTKDDFKIYHPGGIIGANLTKIKNLMRSGDEIPLVYEDTSFADTIIIMNKKRLGCTLVTDKNQNLIGIITDGDLRRHINDQIHLKTASSVMTKNPIYISSEIFAKEALNLMQAKNITNIPIVDDNIIIGIIHIHDLLRMGVS, encoded by the coding sequence ATGAACCACACAAATAATTACCAAATCATCGCAAAGAGGGTTATTTCTAGTGCAGCAAGTGCTTTAGAAAAATTATCTAAAAATATCCCTGAAGACTTCAGCAGGATTATAGAATTTTTATTATCTTTCAAAGGACGGATAATCCTAACCGGCATAGGCAAAAGCGGTTATATTGCAAGAAAAATAGCTGCTAGCTTTTCTTCAACTGGTATGCCTGCTTTTTATTTACATCCGGCAGAAGCAAGTCACGGTGATTTAGGTATGGTTACAAGACATGATCTGGTAATTATGCTATCTAATTCCGGTGAAACTAAAGAACTATTTAATGTGGTTGAATATTGTAAAAACTTTTCCATAAAAATTGCTGCAATGACAATGGATAAAAATTCCACTTTAGCTAAAAGAAGCGATTTTTTATTAATAGTACCTGAGCACCCGGAAGCTTCTTTAATTGGAGCTCCTACTATATCATCTTTAATAATGTTATCACTGGGTGATGCTTTAATAACTGTTATACATGAACAACGAGGCTTTACTAAAGATGATTTTAAAATTTATCATCCAGGAGGTATAATCGGTGCTAACTTAACAAAAATTAAAAACCTAATGCGTAGCGGTGATGAAATACCTTTAGTATATGAAGATACGTCCTTTGCCGACACTATAATTATTATGAATAAAAAACGTTTAGGTTGTACACTTGTCACGGATAAAAACCAAAATTTGATAGGGATTATAACCGATGGGGATTTACGTCGTCATATTAACGATCAAATCCACTTAAAAACAGCATCAAGTGTTATGACCAAAAATCCTATTTATATCTCATCGGAAATATTTGCAAAAGAGGCTTTAAATTTAATGCAAGCCAAAAATATCACTAATATACCAATTGTTGATGATAATATTATTATAGGCATTATTCATATTCATGATTTGCTACGTATGGGAGTTAGCTAA